A DNA window from Citrobacter tructae contains the following coding sequences:
- the moaC gene encoding cyclic pyranopterin monophosphate synthase MoaC, whose product MSQLTHINAAGEAHMVDVSAKAETVREARAEAFVTMRSETLAMIIDGSHHKGDVFATARIAGIQAAKRTWDLIPLCHPLMLSKVEVNLRAEPEHNRVRIESLCRLTGKTGVEMEALTAASVAALTIYDMCKAVQKDMVIGPVRLLAKSGGKSGDFKVDADD is encoded by the coding sequence ATGTCGCAACTGACTCATATAAACGCCGCTGGCGAAGCGCACATGGTGGATGTCTCCGCCAAAGCAGAAACCGTACGAGAGGCGCGCGCTGAAGCTTTCGTCACCATGCGCAGTGAAACGCTGGCGATGATTATCGATGGTAGCCACCATAAAGGTGATGTTTTTGCCACGGCGCGTATTGCCGGTATCCAGGCCGCCAAACGCACCTGGGATCTTATCCCGCTGTGTCACCCACTGATGCTGAGCAAAGTGGAAGTCAATTTGCGCGCCGAGCCGGAACACAACCGCGTACGCATTGAATCGCTGTGTCGACTGACCGGCAAAACCGGCGTCGAAATGGAAGCGTTAACGGCGGCCTCGGTGGCGGCGCTGACCATCTACGATATGTGCAAAGCAGTACAAAAGGATATGGTGATTGGTCCGGTGCGCCTGCTGGCAAAAAGCGGCGGCAAATCGGGCGATTTTAAGGTGGATGCAGATGATTAA
- the moaD gene encoding molybdopterin synthase sulfur carrier subunit, whose product MIKVLFFAQVRELVNTDALEVVADFPTVEALRQHLAAQSDRWSLALEDGKLLAAVNQTLVSFDHPLNAGDEVAFFPPVTGG is encoded by the coding sequence ATGATTAAGGTGCTTTTCTTTGCCCAGGTGCGAGAACTGGTGAATACAGATGCGTTAGAGGTAGTCGCCGATTTTCCGACGGTGGAAGCGCTGCGCCAGCATCTGGCAGCACAAAGCGATCGTTGGTCGCTGGCGCTGGAAGACGGCAAACTGTTGGCTGCCGTAAACCAGACGCTGGTGAGTTTTGACCATCCCCTCAATGCAGGTGATGAAGTGGCCTTCTTCCCACCGGTAACCGGAGGCTGA
- the moaE gene encoding molybdopterin synthase catalytic subunit MoaE has product MAETRIVVGHAPFSVGEEYPWLAERDEDGAVVTFTGKVRNHNLGDSVQALTLEHYPGMTEKALAEIVVEARERWPLGRVTVIHRIGELWPGDEIVFVGVTSAHRSNAFEAGQFIMDYLKTRAPFWKREATPEGERWVDARDSDKQAAKRW; this is encoded by the coding sequence ATGGCTGAAACGAGAATTGTTGTTGGGCATGCGCCGTTCAGCGTTGGGGAGGAATATCCCTGGCTTGCCGAGCGCGATGAAGACGGCGCGGTGGTCACTTTTACCGGTAAAGTTCGTAATCACAATCTCGGTGACAGCGTGCAGGCGTTGACGCTGGAGCATTACCCTGGCATGACCGAAAAAGCGCTGGCGGAAATCGTCGTTGAGGCGCGTGAGCGCTGGCCGCTGGGTCGCGTGACGGTGATTCACCGTATTGGTGAACTGTGGCCGGGCGATGAAATCGTCTTCGTTGGTGTGACCAGCGCACATCGCAGCAATGCCTTTGAGGCCGGGCAGTTCATTATGGATTACCTGAAAACGCGTGCACCGTTCTGGAAGCGCGAAGCTACGCCGGAGGGCGAACGTTGGGTCGACGCCCGCGACAGCGATAAGCAGGCGGCAAAACGCTGGTAG
- a CDS encoding Bax inhibitor-1 family protein, producing the protein MDRFPRSDSIVQARSGLQTYMAQVYGWMTCGLLLTAFIAWYAANTPAVMMFVFSSKITFFGLIIAQLALVFVLSGMVQKLSAGMATTLFMLYSALTGLTLSSIFIVYTYSSIASTFVVTGGMFGIMSLYGYTTKRDLSGFGNMLFMALIGIVLASLVNFWLKSEALMWAVTYIGVIVFVGLTAYDTQKLKNIGEQIDLRDSSNLRKYAILGALTLYLDFINLFLMLLRIFGNRR; encoded by the coding sequence ATGGACCGATTCCCACGATCCGATTCTATTGTGCAGGCCCGTTCCGGCCTGCAAACCTATATGGCGCAGGTATACGGCTGGATGACCTGCGGGCTGTTGCTGACGGCGTTTATTGCCTGGTATGCGGCGAATACGCCAGCGGTGATGATGTTTGTCTTTTCCAGCAAAATCACCTTCTTTGGGCTGATCATCGCCCAGCTTGCGCTGGTGTTTGTCCTTTCCGGCATGGTGCAAAAACTTAGCGCCGGCATGGCCACCACGCTATTTATGCTCTATTCGGCATTAACTGGGCTGACGCTGTCGAGCATCTTTATCGTCTATACCTACTCGTCAATCGCCAGCACCTTTGTGGTTACAGGCGGGATGTTCGGTATCATGAGCCTGTACGGTTACACCACCAAACGCGATCTCAGTGGCTTCGGCAATATGCTGTTTATGGCGTTGATCGGTATTGTACTGGCCTCGCTGGTTAACTTCTGGCTGAAGAGTGAAGCGCTGATGTGGGCAGTGACCTACATTGGGGTGATAGTGTTTGTTGGCCTGACCGCCTATGACACGCAGAAGCTGAAAAATATCGGCGAGCAAATTGACCTGCGCGACAGTTCCAACCTGCGTAAATACGCGATCCTAGGGGCGTTAACGCTGTATCTGGACTTCATTAACCTGTTCCTGATGCTGCTGCGTATTTTCGGTAATCGCCGCTAA
- a CDS encoding lysylphosphatidylglycerol synthase domain-containing protein gives MAKASPRWRLVKKILTWLFFIAVIVLLVVYAYKVNWEEVWTVIRDYNRLVLLSAIGLVIVSYLLYGCYDLLGRYYCGHKLAKRQVMLVSFICYAFNLTLSTWVGGIGMRYRLYYRLGLPGSTITRIFSLSITTNWLGYILLGGFIFTFGVVQLPAHWYIDEGTLRILGVSLLLVIAVYLWCCTFAKHRHLTIKGQKLVLPSWKFALAQMAISGTNWMVMGMIIWLLLGQNINYFFVLGVLLVSSIAGVIVHIPAGIGVLEAVFMALLAGENISQGTIIAALLAYRMLYYFIPLLLALMSYLLLESRAKKLRAKNEKAMAK, from the coding sequence ATGGCAAAAGCATCCCCGCGCTGGCGACTGGTAAAAAAGATCCTCACCTGGTTGTTTTTTATCGCGGTGATCGTGCTGCTGGTGGTTTATGCCTACAAGGTTAACTGGGAAGAGGTCTGGACGGTTATCCGTGATTACAACCGGCTCGTCCTGCTCAGCGCTATTGGTCTGGTGATCGTCAGCTATCTGCTGTATGGCTGTTATGATTTGCTCGGGCGCTATTACTGCGGACATAAGTTGGCAAAACGCCAGGTGATGCTGGTGTCGTTTATCTGTTATGCCTTTAACCTGACGTTAAGCACTTGGGTGGGCGGCATTGGTATGCGCTATCGACTCTATTACCGTCTCGGATTACCGGGCAGCACGATCACTCGCATTTTCTCACTCAGCATTACCACCAACTGGCTGGGCTATATTCTGCTGGGCGGATTTATTTTTACCTTCGGCGTCGTTCAACTGCCCGCGCACTGGTACATCGACGAGGGCACTCTGCGCATTCTGGGCGTGTCGCTGCTGCTGGTTATTGCTGTGTACCTATGGTGTTGCACCTTCGCCAAACATCGCCATCTTACGATTAAAGGGCAAAAACTGGTGCTGCCCTCCTGGAAATTTGCCCTCGCGCAAATGGCCATCTCCGGCACTAATTGGATGGTTATGGGGATGATTATCTGGCTGTTGCTGGGTCAGAATATCAACTATTTCTTCGTGCTGGGCGTGCTGCTGGTGAGCAGTATCGCCGGCGTTATCGTGCATATTCCGGCAGGGATCGGCGTACTGGAGGCAGTATTTATGGCGTTGCTGGCCGGAGAGAATATCTCGCAGGGTACGATCATCGCTGCCCTGCTTGCATATCGCATGCTCTATTATTTTATCCCGCTCCTGCTGGCGTTAATGAGCTATCTTCTGCTGGAGAGTCGGGCGAAAAAGCTGCGGGCAAAAAACGAAAAGGCGATGGCGAAATAA
- the clsB gene encoding cardiolipin synthase ClsB: MKYGWREGNQIQLLENGDQYYPAVFKAIEQAQQKIILETFIWFEDEVGKQLHAALLSAAQRGVKAEVLLDGYGSPDLSDGFVDELTTAGVVFRYYDPRPRLFGMRTNLFRRMHRKIVVIDDRVAFVGGINYSAEHMSDYGPEAKQDYAVRIEGPIVVDILTFVLENLPGQSAVRRWWRRHHRAIENRQPGEAQALFVWRDNEEHRDDIERHYLKMLTQAKREVIIANAYFFPGYRLLHALRKAARRGVRVKLIVQGEPDMPIVKVGARLLYNYLVKGGVQVYEYRRKPLHGKVALMDDHWATVGSSNLDPLSLSLNLEANIIIHDRAFNQVLRDNLNPIIAEDCQQVNESMLPRRTWWNLTKSVLAFHFLRHFPALIGWLPAHTPHLTEVDPPAQPTLETQNRIQTEDAGGKP; the protein is encoded by the coding sequence ATGAAATATGGCTGGCGTGAAGGCAATCAAATTCAACTACTGGAAAACGGCGACCAGTACTACCCCGCCGTCTTTAAGGCCATTGAGCAAGCGCAGCAAAAAATCATCCTCGAGACGTTTATCTGGTTTGAAGACGAGGTCGGAAAGCAACTTCATGCGGCGCTACTCAGTGCAGCTCAGCGTGGTGTCAAAGCCGAAGTGCTACTCGATGGCTACGGGTCACCGGACCTCAGCGATGGCTTTGTTGACGAACTCACCACAGCCGGTGTGGTTTTCCGCTATTACGATCCGCGCCCGCGTCTGTTCGGCATGCGCACCAACCTTTTTCGCCGGATGCACCGCAAAATTGTAGTGATTGACGATCGTGTCGCTTTTGTCGGCGGGATTAACTATTCCGCAGAGCATATGTCCGATTACGGCCCGGAGGCCAAGCAGGATTATGCCGTACGTATTGAAGGTCCTATCGTGGTAGACATCCTGACCTTTGTGCTAGAAAACCTGCCGGGGCAAAGCGCCGTGCGCCGCTGGTGGCGACGTCATCATCGGGCAATCGAAAATCGCCAGCCCGGCGAAGCGCAGGCGCTGTTTGTCTGGCGTGATAACGAAGAACATCGCGATGATATTGAACGCCATTATTTGAAAATGCTCACCCAGGCCAAACGCGAAGTGATCATTGCCAATGCTTATTTCTTCCCCGGTTATCGCCTTCTGCATGCACTACGCAAGGCGGCGAGGCGCGGTGTACGGGTAAAACTGATAGTGCAGGGAGAACCGGATATGCCAATTGTGAAAGTCGGCGCTCGCCTGCTGTACAACTATCTGGTGAAAGGCGGCGTACAGGTTTATGAATACCGTCGCAAACCCCTGCACGGCAAAGTTGCGCTAATGGACGATCACTGGGCAACGGTGGGCTCCAGCAACCTCGACCCGCTGAGCCTGTCGCTCAATCTGGAGGCAAACATCATTATTCATGACCGCGCGTTTAACCAGGTCCTGAGGGATAATCTGAACCCTATTATTGCCGAGGATTGTCAGCAGGTGAATGAGTCCATGTTGCCCAGGCGCACCTGGTGGAACCTGACCAAAAGCGTGCTGGCGTTCCACTTTTTACGCCACTTTCCGGCGCTGATCGGCTGGCTACCGGCGCATACACCGCACCTCACCGAGGTCGATCCGCCCGCGCAGCCAACCCTGGAAACGCAGAACCGTATTCAGACTGAGGATGCAGGAGGGAAACCCTGA
- a CDS encoding endonuclease/exonuclease/phosphatase family protein: MAEPADRFSFNVLTINTHKGFTAFNKRFILPELRDAVRSVGADIVCLQEVMGAHAVHSLHVENWPDTTHYEFLADTMWRDFAYGRNAVYPQGHHGNAVLSRYPIEHYENHDVSVGSTEKRGVLYCRIVPPMLPHPIHVMCVHLGLREAHRQAQLTMLADWVNALPDAEPVVVAGDFNDWRQTANYPLKVQAGLDEIFTRAHGRPARTFPVRFPLLRLDRIYVKNANASTPTALALRHWRHLSDHAPLSAEIHL; this comes from the coding sequence ATGGCCGAACCAGCAGATCGATTTTCATTCAATGTGCTCACAATTAATACCCACAAAGGTTTTACCGCCTTTAATAAGCGATTTATTTTGCCTGAGCTACGGGACGCCGTCAGGTCAGTCGGCGCAGACATTGTATGCCTGCAGGAAGTGATGGGCGCGCATGCGGTTCATTCCCTGCACGTGGAAAACTGGCCCGATACCACACACTACGAATTTCTCGCAGATACCATGTGGCGCGATTTTGCCTACGGACGCAATGCCGTTTACCCGCAGGGGCATCACGGCAACGCGGTCCTGTCGCGCTATCCCATTGAACATTATGAAAATCACGATGTATCAGTCGGGAGCACTGAAAAGCGCGGCGTGCTTTACTGCCGCATCGTGCCGCCAATGCTCCCTCACCCGATTCATGTGATGTGTGTGCATCTCGGTTTGCGTGAGGCCCATCGCCAGGCGCAGTTGACCATGCTGGCGGATTGGGTCAATGCCTTGCCGGACGCAGAGCCCGTAGTGGTGGCCGGTGATTTCAACGACTGGCGACAAACAGCCAATTATCCGTTGAAAGTTCAAGCTGGTCTTGACGAGATTTTTACCCGTGCCCACGGACGCCCGGCGCGAACCTTTCCGGTGCGTTTTCCGCTACTGCGCCTCGACAGGATCTATGTGAAAAACGCCAATGCCAGTACCCCAACGGCGTTGGCGCTGCGTCACTGGCGACATTTGTCTGACCATGCCCCCCTGAGCGCGGAGATTCATTTATGA
- a CDS encoding YbhQ family protein, with protein MKWQQRVRVATGLSCWQIVLHLLVVALLVMGWMSGTLVRVGLGLCVVYGVTVLLMLALQRHHEQRWRDVADVLEELTTTWYFGAAMIVLWLLSRVLQNNVLLALAGLAVLAGPAVISLLAKDKKLHHFASKHRIRR; from the coding sequence ATGAAGTGGCAACAACGTGTTCGTGTCGCAACAGGTCTTAGTTGCTGGCAGATTGTGTTGCATTTACTGGTAGTGGCATTGCTGGTAATGGGCTGGATGAGCGGCACGCTGGTGCGCGTCGGCCTGGGATTATGCGTCGTTTACGGCGTCACGGTTTTATTAATGCTGGCGTTGCAGCGTCATCATGAACAGCGCTGGCGTGATGTCGCCGACGTACTGGAAGAACTGACTACCACGTGGTATTTCGGTGCGGCAATGATCGTACTGTGGCTGCTGTCCCGCGTACTGCAAAACAACGTCTTACTGGCGTTGGCGGGGCTGGCTGTCCTTGCCGGACCCGCGGTGATTTCGCTGCTGGCGAAAGACAAAAAACTACATCACTTTGCGTCTAAACATCGCATACGCCGCTGA
- a CDS encoding ABC transporter permease — translation MFHRLWTLIRKELQSLLREPQTRAILILPVLIQVILFPFAATLEVTNATIAIYNEDNGKHSVELTQRFARASAFTHILLLKSPQEIQPTIDTQKALLLVRFPADFSRNLDTFQQAPMQLILDGRNSNSAQIAANYLQQIVKEYQQELMDGKAKPNNSELVVRNWYNPNLDYKWFVVPSLIAMITTIGVMIVTSLSVAREREQGTLDQLLVSPLTTWQIFIGKAVPALIVATFQATIVLAIGIWAYHIPFAGSLGLFYFTMVIYGLSLVGFGLLISSLCSTQQQAFIGVFVFMMPAILLSGYVSPVENMPVWLQNLTWINPIRHFTDITKQIYLKDASLKIVWGSLWPLLVIAATTGSAAYAMFRRKVM, via the coding sequence ATGTTTCATCGTTTATGGACATTAATTCGCAAAGAGCTGCAATCGCTGTTACGCGAGCCGCAGACGCGAGCAATCCTGATTTTACCGGTGTTGATTCAGGTCATCCTGTTTCCGTTTGCGGCAACGTTAGAAGTGACCAACGCCACCATCGCCATCTATAACGAAGACAACGGCAAACATTCGGTGGAATTAACCCAGCGCTTTGCCCGCGCCAGTGCCTTTACTCATATCCTACTGCTGAAAAGCCCACAGGAGATCCAGCCCACTATCGACACGCAAAAGGCGCTGCTGCTGGTGCGCTTTCCAGCCGACTTTTCGCGTAATCTGGATACCTTCCAGCAGGCACCAATGCAGCTGATCCTTGACGGACGCAACTCCAACAGCGCGCAGATCGCGGCAAATTATCTGCAACAGATCGTCAAGGAATACCAGCAGGAGCTGATGGACGGTAAAGCGAAGCCGAACAACAGCGAACTGGTGGTACGTAACTGGTATAACCCGAACCTGGATTACAAATGGTTCGTCGTTCCGTCGCTGATCGCCATGATCACCACCATCGGTGTGATGATCGTCACTTCGCTGTCAGTGGCCCGTGAACGTGAGCAAGGCACGCTGGATCAGCTATTGGTTTCTCCGCTCACGACCTGGCAAATATTCATTGGCAAAGCCGTGCCCGCGCTGATCGTAGCCACCTTTCAGGCCACCATTGTGCTGGCGATTGGCATCTGGGCTTATCACATTCCGTTTGCCGGTTCACTGGGTTTGTTCTACTTTACGATGGTGATTTACGGGCTGTCGCTGGTGGGCTTTGGTCTGCTGATTTCATCGCTGTGTTCAACACAGCAGCAGGCGTTTATCGGTGTGTTCGTCTTTATGATGCCAGCGATTTTGCTGTCAGGGTACGTCTCTCCGGTCGAAAATATGCCGGTCTGGCTGCAGAATCTGACATGGATAAACCCAATCCGCCACTTTACGGATATCACGAAACAGATTTACCTGAAGGATGCGAGTCTGAAGATTGTCTGGGGAAGTTTGTGGCCGCTGTTGGTGATAGCGGCCACGACCGGGTCAGCGGCGTATGCGATGTTTAGACGCAAAGTGATGTAG
- a CDS encoding ABC transporter permease — protein MSNHSLSWRRVRALCIKETRQIVRDPSSWLIAVVIPLLLLFIFGYGINLDSSKLRVGILLEQQSEEALDFTHTMTGSPYIDATISDNRQELVEKMQAGRIRGLVVIPVDFAQQMARPNDIAPIQVITDGSEPNTANFVQGYVEGIWQIWQKQRAEDRGESFEPLIDVQTRYWFNPAAISQHFIIPGAVTIIMTVIGAILTSLVVAREWERGTMEALLSTEVTRVELLLCKLIPYYFLGMLAMLLCMLVSVFILGVPYRGSLLILFFITSLFLLSTLGMGLLISTITRNQFNAAQVALNAAFLPSIMLSGFIFQIDSMPAIIRAVTYIIPARYFVSTLQSLFLAGNIPVVLIINVLFLIASAVMFIGLTWLKTKRRLD, from the coding sequence ATGAGTAATCACTCTCTTTCATGGCGACGCGTGCGTGCATTGTGCATTAAAGAAACGCGGCAGATCGTGCGCGATCCCAGTAGCTGGCTGATTGCCGTGGTGATCCCACTGCTGTTGCTGTTTATCTTCGGCTACGGCATTAACCTCGACTCCAGCAAGCTTCGGGTGGGGATTTTACTCGAACAACAAAGCGAAGAAGCGCTGGATTTTACTCATACCATGACCGGCTCTCCGTATATTGACGCCACCATCAGTGATAACCGCCAGGAATTGGTTGAGAAGATGCAGGCCGGGCGCATTCGCGGGCTGGTGGTGATCCCGGTGGACTTTGCCCAGCAGATGGCGCGGCCAAACGACATTGCGCCCATTCAGGTGATCACCGATGGCAGCGAACCGAATACTGCCAACTTTGTGCAGGGTTATGTCGAAGGCATCTGGCAGATTTGGCAAAAACAGCGGGCAGAAGATCGCGGGGAATCGTTCGAGCCGTTGATCGACGTGCAAACCCGCTACTGGTTTAACCCGGCAGCAATCAGTCAGCACTTTATCATTCCAGGCGCAGTGACCATTATTATGACGGTCATCGGCGCGATCCTGACCTCATTAGTGGTCGCGCGTGAGTGGGAGCGCGGCACCATGGAAGCACTGCTGTCTACGGAAGTCACCCGCGTCGAATTACTGCTGTGTAAGCTGATCCCCTATTATTTTCTCGGCATGCTGGCGATGTTGCTGTGCATGCTGGTGTCGGTATTTATTCTTGGCGTGCCCTATCGCGGCTCGCTGCTGATCCTATTTTTTATCACCAGCCTGTTTCTGCTCAGTACGCTTGGTATGGGATTACTGATCTCCACCATCACCCGCAACCAGTTTAACGCCGCACAGGTCGCGTTAAACGCAGCGTTTTTGCCGTCGATTATGCTGTCGGGCTTTATCTTCCAGATAGACAGCATGCCCGCCATTATTCGCGCGGTGACCTATATCATTCCCGCACGCTATTTCGTCAGCACCTTGCAAAGCCTGTTTCTGGCGGGAAATATTCCGGTGGTGTTGATTATCAACGTGCTGTTTTTAATCGCTTCGGCGGTGATGTTTATTGGTCTGACGTGGCTTAAAACCAAACGTCGGCTAGATTAA
- a CDS encoding ATP-binding cassette domain-containing protein, which translates to MNDAVITLNGLVKRFAGMEKPAVAPLNCTIHAGYVTGLVGPDGAGKTTLMRMLAGLLKPDDGSATVIGFDPIVNDSALHAVLGYMPQKFGLYEDLTVMENLNLYADLRSVTGEAREKTFARLLEFTSLGPFTGRLAGKLSGGMKQKLGLACTLVGEPKVLLLDEPGVGVDPISRRELWQMVHELAGDGMLILWSTSYLDEAEQCRDVLLMNEGELLYQGDPTQLTQTMAGRSFLMSSPQENNRKLLQRTLKLPQVSDGMIQGKSVRLILKKEATAEDIRQAQGMPEITITSTAPRFEDAFIDLLGGAGTSESPLGAILHTVEGTAGETVIEAKALTKKFGDFAATDHVDFAVQRGEIFGLLGPNGAGKSTTFKMMCGLLVPTSGKALVLDMDLKVSSGKARQHLGYMAQKFSLYGNLTVEQNLRFFSGVYGLRGRAQKDKIDRMSEAFGLKSIASHATDELPLGFKQRLALACSLMHEPDILFLDEPTSGVDPLTRREFWLHINSMVEKGVTVMVTTHFMDEAEYCDRIGLVYRGKLIASGTPDDLKAQAADNDTPDPTMEQAFITLINDWDKEHAHE; encoded by the coding sequence ATGAATGACGCAGTCATTACCCTTAACGGGCTGGTTAAGCGCTTCGCCGGGATGGAAAAACCGGCAGTCGCCCCGCTCAACTGCACGATTCACGCAGGCTATGTCACCGGTCTGGTAGGTCCTGACGGCGCAGGGAAAACCACGCTGATGCGGATGCTGGCGGGTCTGTTGAAACCGGACGACGGCAGCGCGACGGTGATTGGCTTTGATCCGATCGTTAACGACAGCGCCCTGCATGCGGTACTGGGTTATATGCCGCAGAAATTCGGCCTGTATGAAGATTTGACCGTCATGGAGAACCTCAATCTCTATGCCGATTTACGCAGCGTGACCGGTGAAGCGCGGGAAAAAACCTTTGCCCGCCTGCTGGAATTCACTTCGCTGGGGCCATTTACCGGGCGTCTGGCGGGCAAACTCTCCGGCGGGATGAAGCAAAAGCTAGGCCTTGCCTGTACGCTGGTCGGTGAGCCTAAAGTGCTGCTGCTGGATGAGCCGGGCGTGGGCGTCGACCCAATCTCCCGCCGCGAGCTGTGGCAAATGGTGCATGAACTGGCCGGGGATGGCATGCTGATCCTCTGGAGTACCTCGTATCTGGATGAAGCCGAGCAGTGCCGTGATGTGCTGCTGATGAACGAGGGTGAATTGTTATATCAGGGCGATCCGACTCAGCTCACGCAAACCATGGCGGGGCGTAGTTTTTTAATGAGCAGCCCGCAGGAAAATAACCGCAAACTGCTACAACGCACGCTCAAACTGCCGCAGGTCAGCGACGGCATGATTCAGGGGAAATCTGTTCGCCTGATCCTGAAAAAAGAGGCTACGGCGGAGGATATTCGCCAGGCTCAAGGCATGCCGGAAATCACCATCACCAGCACCGCCCCGCGCTTTGAAGATGCATTTATTGATTTACTCGGCGGTGCGGGAACGTCTGAATCTCCACTGGGCGCTATCCTGCATACCGTGGAAGGTACAGCGGGTGAAACGGTGATTGAAGCCAAAGCGCTGACCAAAAAATTTGGTGATTTTGCCGCCACCGACCATGTGGACTTTGCCGTGCAGCGCGGTGAGATTTTTGGCCTGTTAGGTCCCAACGGTGCGGGCAAGTCGACCACCTTTAAAATGATGTGCGGCCTGCTGGTCCCCACCTCCGGTAAGGCACTAGTGCTGGATATGGACCTGAAAGTCAGTTCAGGGAAAGCACGCCAGCATCTGGGCTATATGGCACAGAAATTCTCTCTCTACGGCAACCTGACGGTTGAACAGAATCTGCGCTTTTTCTCCGGCGTCTACGGCCTGCGCGGTCGGGCGCAGAAAGACAAAATCGATCGTATGAGCGAGGCGTTCGGTCTGAAAAGCATCGCTTCCCACGCCACCGACGAACTGCCGCTAGGTTTTAAGCAGCGGCTGGCACTGGCCTGCTCGCTGATGCATGAACCCGATATTCTGTTCCTCGATGAACCGACCTCCGGGGTCGATCCCCTCACCCGTCGGGAGTTCTGGCTGCATATCAACAGCATGGTGGAGAAAGGCGTGACGGTGATGGTCACCACCCACTTTATGGACGAAGCGGAATATTGTGACCGTATCGGACTGGTGTACCGTGGCAAGCTGATTGCCAGCGGCACGCCGGATGACCTGAAGGCGCAAGCCGCCGATAATGATACGCCGGACCCAACCATGGAGCAGGCGTTTATCACGCTTATCAATGACTGGGATAAGGAGCATGCGCATGAGTAA
- the hlyD gene encoding secretion protein HlyD, with product MKKPVVLGLVIAALVAVIAGGTWWYQSQQDNGLTLYGNVDIRSVNLSFRVGGRLASLAVDEGDAITAGQVLGELDHAPYENALMQAKANVAAAQAQYDLMLAGYRAEEIAQTAAAVKQAQAAYDYAQNFYNRQLGLWKSRTISANDLENARSSRDQALATLKSAQDKLSQYRSGNRPQDIAQAKATLEQAQAQLAQAELDLHDTTLTSPSDGTLLTRAVEPGSMLNAGGTVLTLSLTRPVWVRAYVDERNLSQAQPGREILLYTDGRPDKPYHGQIGFVSPTAEFTPKTVETPDLRTDLVYRLRIVVTDADDALRQGMPVTVKFGDEARHE from the coding sequence ATGAAAAAACCTGTCGTTCTCGGGCTGGTTATCGCGGCCCTCGTTGCCGTGATTGCCGGTGGAACGTGGTGGTATCAAAGCCAACAAGATAACGGCCTGACCCTGTACGGCAACGTCGATATCCGCAGCGTCAATTTAAGTTTTCGCGTAGGCGGCAGGCTGGCCTCGCTGGCGGTTGACGAAGGCGATGCGATTACCGCCGGTCAGGTACTGGGCGAACTGGACCATGCGCCGTACGAAAACGCACTGATGCAGGCTAAAGCCAACGTTGCCGCCGCGCAGGCGCAGTATGACCTGATGCTGGCAGGGTATCGTGCAGAAGAGATCGCGCAAACCGCGGCGGCCGTGAAACAGGCGCAGGCGGCGTATGACTACGCGCAGAACTTTTATAATCGCCAGCTAGGATTGTGGAAAAGCCGCACCATCTCCGCCAACGATCTGGAAAATGCCCGTTCATCACGTGACCAGGCGCTGGCGACGCTGAAATCTGCGCAGGATAAACTCAGTCAGTACCGTAGTGGTAATCGTCCGCAGGATATCGCCCAGGCGAAAGCGACCCTCGAACAGGCCCAGGCACAACTGGCGCAGGCTGAACTCGATCTGCATGACACCACGCTGACTTCCCCGTCTGACGGCACGCTGCTTACCCGTGCGGTCGAGCCCGGCAGTATGCTGAACGCAGGAGGCACAGTGCTGACGCTGTCGCTTACCCGACCGGTCTGGGTTCGCGCCTATGTTGACGAACGCAATCTAAGCCAGGCGCAGCCGGGCCGCGAGATTCTGCTCTACACCGATGGCCGGCCGGACAAACCGTACCACGGTCAAATCGGCTTTGTATCACCCACAGCAGAGTTCACCCCGAAAACAGTGGAGACACCGGACCTGCGCACCGATCTGGTGTATCGCCTGCGTATTGTGGTGACCGATGCTGACGACGCGCTACGTCAAGGGATGCCGGTGACGGTGAAGTTCGGTGACGAGGCGCGGCATGAATGA